A window of Polyodon spathula isolate WHYD16114869_AA chromosome 30, ASM1765450v1, whole genome shotgun sequence contains these coding sequences:
- the LOC121302833 gene encoding collagenase 3-like, which produces MKMKINCLEVSVLIALACTALPAAVPVNPKSENNEGDFQFAEGYLNRFYTISTVKSRSRGPVTETLKRMQSFFKLNVTGTLDRETMEVMKRPRCGVPDVAKYSFLSSNSKWSTNKITYRIVNYTPDLTVADVDQTIAKAFKVWSDVSPLTFTKINSGTADIMISFGTKSHGDLFPFDGPSGTLAHAFGPGSDIGGDAHFDEDETWTTTSRSINLFLVAAHEFGHALGLDHSTNPSALMFPTYSYVPTERYKLPTDDVNGIQALYGKRTVIPPQPTTKPPQKAVPEPQSSPSEPNHCDPNLTLDAVASLKGDLLIFKGSDFWRKSRSDVTEESIKANWPQLPSDIDAAYELDGGNTLLAFKGSQFWVVFENGFNVFKYGIGLLGFPRTVTQIDAAVHIEETGQTLFFVGKYYYSFNERTRRMAYQSTISSRFPGIGSRVDAAFVMSGNYYFSSGPFLYQYDIKSRRVISTQGNSALLDC; this is translated from the exons atgaagatgaagattaATTGTTTGGAGGTTTCGGTGCTGATCGCTTTAGCGTGCACGGCGCTGCCCGCGGCTGTGCCAGTCAATCCCAAAAGTGAAAACAATGAGGGTGATTTCCAGTTTGCAGAG GGATACCTAAACCGTTTCTATACCATAAGCACCGTCAAAAGCCGAAGCAGGGGCCCAGTCACAGAGACCCTGAAACGCATGCAGTCATTCTTCAAGCTCAATGTCACCGGGACTCTGGACAGGGAGACCATGGAGGTCATGAAGAGGCCCAGATGTGGGGTTCCAGATGTTGCAAAATACAGTTTTCTTTCATCGAATTCGAAATGGtcaactaataaaataacatacag AATTGTAAACTACACTCCCGATCTGACGGTAGCAGATGTGGATCAAACCATTGCAAAGGCTTTCAAAGTCTGGAGTGACGTCTCTCCTCTCACCTTCACCAAAATCAACAGTGGAACGGCTGACATCATGATCTCTTTTGGAACTAAAA GTCACGGTGATCTTTTTCCCTTTGACGGTCCCTCTGGAACACTGGCTCACGCCTTCGGACCTGGGAGTGACATTGGTGGAGATGCTCACTTTGACGAAGATGAAACGTGGACAACGACTTCGAGAA GTATCAACTTGTTCCTTGTTGCTGCCCATGAATTTGGACACGCGCTGGGACTAGATCACTCCACAAATCCATCGGCGTTGATGTTCCCCACCTATAGCTATGTTCCTACAGAAAGATATAAACTCCCAACTGATGATGTGAATGGAATCCAAGCTTTGTATG GGAAACGTACAGTTATTCCACCCCAACCAACAACCAAGCCCCCTCAGAAGGCCGTGCCTGAACCTCAGTCTTCACCCTCTGAGCCGAACCACTGCGATCCCAACCTCACTCTGGATGCTGTTGCTTCACTGAAGGGGGATCTGCTTATCTTCAAGGGCAG CGACTTCTGGAGAAAAAGCCGCAGTGATGTGACTGAAGAGTCAATCAAGGCCAACTGGCCACAACTTCCCTCAGACATCGATGCTGCTTATGAATTAGATGGGGGAAATACTCTACTGGCATTTAAAG GATCTCAATTCTGGGTGGTCTTTGAAAATGGgtttaatgttttcaaatatgGCATTGGTTTGCTGGGGTTTCCACGGACGGTCACACAGATTGATGCAGCAGTGCACATCGAGGAGACGGGACAAACTCTGTTTTTTGTTGGGAAATACTATTACAG TTTCAATGAAAGAACAAGAAGAATGGCGTACCAGAGTACAATTTCAAGTCGCTTTCCAGGAATTGGATCAAGAGTGGATGCTGCCTTTGTAATGTCtg GTAACTACTACTTCTCCAGCGGCCCCTTCCTCTACCAGTATGACATCAAGAGCAGAAGAGTCATCAGCACACAGGGGAACTCAGCATTGCTCGACTGCTAA